The genomic region CGTGCCATCACATGCACTACCATCGGCTTACCGTGAATATCCAGCAGCGGTTTTCCGGGCAATCTTGTAGACGCAAAGCGGGCAGGAATAATGACGATAAAACTCATGGATGGCTCTCTTCAGGACGAAGTGAACGCGCTTGTGTTTCTAACAAAACAGGAATGCCGTCACGAACGGGATAAGCCAGACCGTCAGGTTTACAGATGAGTTCTTGCTGGTCTTTGATGTAATAAAGCTTTCCGTGACAAACAGGGCAGGCAACTATTTCGAGTAATCGGTGATCCATGGTATCTCCCTTGAGGAACCGTTCAGACAGGCGATTAGAATAGCATAGCTCGCGGCAGGAAAGTTACCCCGGAGCGCGCTGTGTCTATACTGCCCAGCTTTTATGCCACGCTTCTGCCAGCGCATCATTTCGCTTTTCCAGCAGCACGGACTCTGCCCCCTGCCAGCGGGCGAAACGGATAACAGCAAGACACACATCGTCCAGCAGACGCTTAATGCCGATCATTTAAGGATCGGTTGACCGATCCGGTTTATGCGGTAAAAAGGGTTCTATGTTCATCATGGAACCCTTTTTAAATGGAACTTTCCCAGGCCCTCGGCATCATCAATGCCGCCACTCCTGAGCGCGCCCGTAGTCTCGCCGACCTTATTCCTCCCGAGCTTATTCAGCAGGCGCTCACCCTGACCGATACCGTTACTTTGCGTAAACGTAAACTTTCCCTCGAATCCATGATTTGGCTTGTCGTTGGGATGTCCATTTTTTGCGATCGTCCGATGACCGAAATCGTCAATCTGATGGATATTACTGACCGGACCGGAGCTCCTTTTACCGCACGCAGCGCTGTCATTCAGCGCCGTAAGACTCTGGGTGAAAATGCAGTGCGGGAGCTTTTTGATATCACACAGCAGCACTGGAATCAGCAGGCTGCACATCCAAAATGGCACGGTCTGAATCTGTTTGCTGTCGACGGCGTGGTCTGGCGTACCGCCGATACGCCGGAAAACAGAGCCGTCTTCAGTAAACACAGCAGCCAGTACGGCGAAGGCGGCTATCCTCAGGTGCGAATGGTTTGTCTGATGGAGCTGAGCAGCCATCTGATCGCCGCCAGTGCATTCGACAGTGAAAAAGTCAGTGAAATGCGGCTGGCTGAACACCTGACGGAGAAAACCCCGAATAACAGTATCACCCTGTTCGATAAGGGATTTTATTCGATGGGTCTGCTTCATCACTGGCAGACAGCAGGAGAACACCGTCACTGGTTGTTGCCGTTGAAAAAACACGTACAGTATCAGGTGGTTCGCCGTTTGGGGCGTGGAGATGAACTGATATGCCTGAAAACCAGTCCACGAGCCAGGAAGCAATGGCCAGGGGTCCCGGAAGAAATGGTGGCAAGACTGCTGACCCGCAGGGTAGACGGTAAAGAGAGGCAGGTGCTGACGTCACTGACAGACCCGAATCGCTATCCGGGTAAAGATATCAGCGAGCTATATCGCCACCGCTGGGAAATAGAACTGGGCTACCGGGAAGCAAAGCAGGGTATGCTGGACAGCCGGTGGACATTACGCAGTCGCCTGCCGGAGCTGGTGAGACAGGAGCTATGGGGGGTACTGCTGGCTTATAACCTGGTGCGATATCAGATGGTGCAGATGGCGTTCCATCTGAAAGGAGATTACCTGCCTTACCAGCTGAGCTTCAGTGGAGCGATAAGCGAAATAATCCGGATGCTGATAACCCTGCCCTGGGCTTCGCCGGGAAAAATGCCGGGAGAACTGAGAACCCTGTATGAACAGGCGAAATGGCTTGTGTTACCGGGTAGAAGAGAGCGAAGTTACCCGAGAGAGTTGAGGGTAAAGAGCAGGAAATATCCGGATAAAAAGGTTGCTGGTCACCTTAAGTGTACTAGCTCAGACCTGATCTGACAGTTACCGGTTATTTATACAGGTGTCTGTCAGATTACATCTGGTTCAGATTTTTTTCTGCCCAGACTCGTTTACCATCAAGTAACGTGGCCATTGGCGTACGCCCGCAGCACATTTTTCCCTGATGAGTTCGCTCATTATTGTAATGCCACAACCCGTTGTCCAGATCCGTTTGCAGGCTCTCCAGGTCTTCGTATAACTTCTTACGGAACGTAACCTGATAAAAATCCTGCAAAATAGTTTTATGGAAGCGCTCGCAGATGCCGTTCGTCTGCGGAGACATCGCCTTCGTTTTTGTATGGTCGATATCGTTGATGGCCAGATACAGCTGGTAATCATGCTGCTCCACCTTACCACAGTACTCCGTTCCCCTGTCGGTCAGGATCCTCAGCATCGGCAGTCCCTGAGCCTCGTAGAACGGCAGTACGCGATCATTGAGCAGGTCTGCGGCGGTGATCGGCGTTTTACTCGTATACAGCTTGCAGTGTGCCACTTTCGAGTACGTATCCACGAACGTCTGCTGGTAGATACGACCCACACCTTTCAGATTGCCCACGTAGAAGGTGTCCTGCGACCCGAGATAACCCGGGTGAGCAGTTTCGATTTCTCCGCTGGCCTCGTCATCGTGGGCCTTCTTCTCCAGCGCTGCGATTTGAGCGTCGGTAAGCACGATGCCTTCTCTGGCGACCTTTTCCTCAAGTGCCTTCAGGCGTTTACGGAAGTTCTCCAGGTCGTGCCGTTGCCAGATGGAGCGCACGCCGCTACCGGAGATAAACACGCCTTTTTTACGCAGCTCATTACTGGTCCGGTGTTGCCCGTGGGCCGGGAACTCAACGGCATATTCAACAACAGCGCGTTCAGTGGCTTCGTCGGCGCGGTTCTTCAGGTTGGGGACGCGGCGGTTCTGGTTAATCAGCGCATCGATGCCGCCTTCAGCAGCCAGTTCCTGATAACGGTAAAACGTGTCGCGTGACACGCCCATGATCTTGCAGGCTTTTGATACGTTACCGAGTTCTTCGGCGAGATTGAGCAGGCCGGCTTTGTGTTTGATGATGGGATTGTTAGTATGAATCATGAGAGTTACCTCGCGTTTTGTTTAAGGATTAGACACCCATATCAAAACCGGTAACTCTCAACCTTTCAAGGTCCAGTGTCAGATCAAGTCGCGACTAATACACCTTAAGTGACCAGCATTAAGCAGACGCTGACCGATCTTTACCTCTGGTTGAAGCCAGAATTGCTTGATCAGCAATGTTTTTTCTTTACGCAGCATTTTTGCATCCAGCCACCCTCTCAATGCGCCACGGTGCAGTACGGGCAGAACAAAATAGCCATACTGACGTCTCTCTTCTGGCGTATAGCATTCCAGTCGGTAATCAAAATCGAACAACTCGCGCGCCCGTCTGCGGTCCCAGATCAGCGGGTCAAAAGTAGAAAGCAGCGCGGTGTACGTGTCGTGGAGGGTAGACTCAGGGTCTGTCGACTGAGGTTGATACAGATAACATTCACCCATTTTTTCGGCATCGACGCGCACGATCTCGCCAGATTCAAGCCAGTGGCAGAGGGTTTCTTTAACAAGTGCGTTTTTTAAGCGGTAATAGCCAGCAAGCCATTGAGGAC from Erwinia tracheiphila harbors:
- a CDS encoding Trm112 family protein — translated: MDHRLLEIVACPVCHGKLYYIKDQQELICKPDGLAYPVRDGIPVLLETQARSLRPEESHP
- a CDS encoding IS4 family transposase; the protein is MELSQALGIINAATPERARSLADLIPPELIQQALTLTDTVTLRKRKLSLESMIWLVVGMSIFCDRPMTEIVNLMDITDRTGAPFTARSAVIQRRKTLGENAVRELFDITQQHWNQQAAHPKWHGLNLFAVDGVVWRTADTPENRAVFSKHSSQYGEGGYPQVRMVCLMELSSHLIAASAFDSEKVSEMRLAEHLTEKTPNNSITLFDKGFYSMGLLHHWQTAGEHRHWLLPLKKHVQYQVVRRLGRGDELICLKTSPRARKQWPGVPEEMVARLLTRRVDGKERQVLTSLTDPNRYPGKDISELYRHRWEIELGYREAKQGMLDSRWTLRSRLPELVRQELWGVLLAYNLVRYQMVQMAFHLKGDYLPYQLSFSGAISEIIRMLITLPWASPGKMPGELRTLYEQAKWLVLPGRRERSYPRELRVKSRKYPDKKVAGHLKCTSSDLI
- a CDS encoding IS481 family transposase gives rise to the protein MIHTNNPIIKHKAGLLNLAEELGNVSKACKIMGVSRDTFYRYQELAAEGGIDALINQNRRVPNLKNRADEATERAVVEYAVEFPAHGQHRTSNELRKKGVFISGSGVRSIWQRHDLENFRKRLKALEEKVAREGIVLTDAQIAALEKKAHDDEASGEIETAHPGYLGSQDTFYVGNLKGVGRIYQQTFVDTYSKVAHCKLYTSKTPITAADLLNDRVLPFYEAQGLPMLRILTDRGTEYCGKVEQHDYQLYLAINDIDHTKTKAMSPQTNGICERFHKTILQDFYQVTFRKKLYEDLESLQTDLDNGLWHYNNERTHQGKMCCGRTPMATLLDGKRVWAEKNLNQM